Proteins encoded together in one Astyanax mexicanus isolate ESR-SI-001 chromosome 10, AstMex3_surface, whole genome shotgun sequence window:
- the ada2a gene encoding adenosine deaminase 2-A, with the protein MVVRKLLGLVGVVLLCWMSPSCGMPDPRQREDLIKQELIREIGGGVVLNEQEKLLDAKLEQLKLQDMSLPEFPPAMHFFRAKPLIEQSPVYSLLKKMPKGAALHVHDFAMVGVEWLVKNVTYRENCYVCFTDDRSVRFVFSAEQPKPQSHCSTWTLLRPLREKLNSTELDNSFIRNLTLFTEDPDTAYPNQDIVWKRFEQAFFVAYGLVTYAPIFKDYLYEGLRQFYMDNIMYMEVRALLPPTYELDGRRNSKDWSMRACREVVKRFKTQYPDFLGARIIFTVHRGINETEAVKTVEEALTLQRNFPDIMAGFDFVGREDSGRPLWYFRKALELPEEQGTPLPFFFHAGETNSEGTDVDQNIMDALLFNTSRIGHGFAMTRHPVVKELARKMKVPVEVCPISNQVLKLVSDLRNHPAAALMEEGQPMVISSDDPALFGATGLSHDFYQAFMGFGGMRSNLATLKELVINSLRYSSLSSTEKEKAIADLLVKWDKFVLQTLL; encoded by the exons ATGGTTGTGAGGAAGCTGCTGGGTCTGGTGGGCGTGGTGCTGCTCTGCTGGATGTCACCCAGCTGTGGAATGCCTGATCCACGGCAGCGTGAAGATCTCATAAAGCAGGAGCTGATCCGAGAGATAGGAGGCGGCGTGGTGCTGAACGAGCAGGAAAAGCTCCTGGATGCAAAACTTGAGCAGCTGAAGCTGCAGGACATGAGTCTGCCAGAGTTTCCCCCTGCGATGCACTTCTTTAGAGCGAAGCCTCTGATCGAGCAGAGCCCAGTCTACAGTTTGCTGAAGAAGATGCCTAAAG GTGCAGCACTCCACGTTCATGACTTTGCCATGGTTGGAGTTGAATGGCTGGTAAAAAACGTGACCTACAGAGAGAACTGCTACGTGTGCTTTACAGACGACCGATCGGTTCGGTTTGTTTTCTCTGCAGAGCAGCCTAAACCACAGAGTCACTGCTCCACGTGGACCCTGCTCAGACCTCTGAGAGAGAAGCTGAACAGCACTGAGCTAGACAACAG CTTCATCCGTAATCTCACACTGTTTACTGAAGACCCAGATACAGCCTACCCGAACCAAGACATTGTCTGGAAGAGGTTTGAACAAGCGTTCTTTGTGGCCTATGGACTGGTCACTTATGCCCCTATCTTTAAGGACTACCTGTATGAAGGCCTCAGGCAGTTCTATATGGACAACATCATGTATATGGAAGTCAGAGCCCTACTGCCACCA ACATATGAGCTTGATGGCAGAAGAAACAGTAAAGACTGGAGCATGAGGGCTTGCCGAGAGGTTGTCAAACGCTTTAAGACTCAGTACCCAGATTTCTTGGGTGCTCGAATTATCTTCACTGTTCACAG GGGCATTAATGAAACAGAAGCCGTTAAAACTGTGGAAGAGGCACTGACACTACAGAGGAACTTTCCAGATATCATGGCAGGATTTGACTTT GTGGGACGTGAGGACAGTGGAAGACCTCTGTGGTATTTTAGAAAGGCTTTGGAATTGCCTGAGGAACAGGGCACCCCTCTGCCCTTCTTCTTCCATGCAGGAGAGACTA atTCAGAGGGTACAGATGTGGATCAGAACATAATGGACGCTCTGCTGTTCAACACTTCTCGCATCGGTCACGGATTTGCAATGACACGCCACCCTGTGGTCAAAGAGCTCGCCCGGAAGATGAAGGTACCAGTGGAGGTTTGCCCCATATCTAAccag GTCCTGAAGCTGGTTTCAGACTTGCGGAACCATCCGGCCGCTGCGCTGATGGAGGAAGGCCAACCCATGGTGATCAGCTCAGATGATCCAGCTCTGTTTGGAGCGACGGGACTTTCCCATGACTTTTACCAGGCCTTTATGGGCTTTGGAGGAATGAGGTCTAATTTAGCCACCCTGAAGGAGCTCGTCATTAACTCTCTTAG GTATAGCTCCTTGTCCTCCACAGAGAAGGAAAAGGCCATTGCAGATTTACTTGTGAAATGGGACAAGTTTGTCTTACAGACTTTGCTCTAG